In Spinacia oleracea cultivar Varoflay chromosome 5, BTI_SOV_V1, whole genome shotgun sequence, a single window of DNA contains:
- the LOC130461552 gene encoding uncharacterized protein, which produces MKGVDLAVHENFPRATRRCCAQHLYMNCKNGGWSGELFHKIFWIAANAYNPYVYNKAIEKITEFDPNATKYLDTCTEQWSRHQFDPTVCCDHNTTNFVESFNALTKPYRDLPLLSLFEAIREWSMERIGVRFDKAANMEPNHLTDYAKHEMELRSAESRFCYSTACGGGEFEVKDGNVKFLVNLHNSTCGCGVWQGSGMPCKHGLRVIYNQRLDPVDFVSTYFKGAAYKQAYAEHMNPMADPTQWPGSTLPTIKPPGIKRSAGRPQKQRRRGAMEARKRKRHTSVKCSKCKEMGHNARTCKFGAGTSKAPPKQRAATKKRKTTSDDASVRL; this is translated from the exons ATGAAG GGGGTGGATTTAGCTGTTCATGAAAACTTCCCAAGGGCTACTAGAAGGTGTTGTGCTCAGCATCTGTACATGAATTGCAAGAATGGAGGTTGGAGTGGAGAACTTTTCCACAAGATCTTCTGGATAGCTGCAAATGCCTACAACCCCTATGTTTACAACAAGGCAATAGAGAAGATCACTGAGTTTGATCCAAATGCAACAAAGTACCTGGACACATGTACTGAGCAGTGGTCAAGACATCAGTTTGATCCAACAGTGTGTTGTGATCATAACACAACTAATTTTGTGGAATCATTCAATGCTCTCACCAAGCCATACAGGGATTTACCTTTGTTGTCACTATTTGAAG CCATAAGGGAGTGGTCCATGGAGAGAATTGGGGTCAGGTTTGATAAAGCAGCAAACATGGAGCCTAACCACTTAACAGACTATGCCAAACATGAAATGGAGTTGAGAAGTGCAGAATCCAGATTCTGTTACTCTACTGCATGTGGTGGTGGGGAGTTTGAGGTGAAGGATGGCAATGTGAAGTTCCTAGTCAATCTACACAACAGCACCTGTGGGTGTGGAGTATGGCAGGGGTCAGGTATGCCCTGCAAACATGGCTTGAGGGTCATCTACAACCAGAGACTTGACCCTGTGGACTttgtttccacttatttcaaggGTGCTGCTTATAAACAGGCATATGCAGAGCATATGAACCCAATGGCTGACCCTACTCAGTGGCCTGGATCCACACTGCCCACCATTAAACCACCTGGGATCAAGAGGAGTGCTGGAAGACCACAAAAACAGAGAAGGAGGGGTGCCATGGAAGCTAGAAAGAGGAAGAGGCACACTTCAGTTAAGTGTAGCAAATGCAAGGAAATGGGCCACAATGCAAGGACCTGCAAGTTTGGTGCAGGCACTTCCAAGGCACCACCAAAACAGAGAGCTGCAACAAAAAAGAGGAAAACAACCTCTGATGAtgcaagtgttaggttatga
- the LOC130461553 gene encoding uncharacterized protein: MIKETNPGSYALITWHSDPGDVQPQFKACFFSFGAQVKGFLKGCRPIIGIDGAHLSGFFKGILLSALGIDGNNEIFLLAYGVVDTESQESWNYFMRNLRALFEREGYSRDDWTFISDRMKGVDLAVHENFQRATRRCCAQHLYMNCKNGGWSGELFHKIFWIAANAYNPYVYNKAIEKITEFDPNATKYLDTCTEQWSRHQFDPTVCCDHNTTNFVESFNALTKPYRDLPLLSLFEAIREWSMERIGVRFDKAANMEPNHLTDYAKHEMELRSAESRFCYSTACGGGEFEVKDGNVKFLVNLHNSTCGCGVWQGSGMPCKHGLRVIYNQRLDPVDFVSTYFKGAAYKQAYAEHMNPMADPTQWPGSTLPTIKPPGIKRSAGRPQKQRRRGAMEARKRKRHTSVKCSKCKEMGHNARTCKFGAGTSKAPPKQRAATKKRKTTSDDASVRMSAIWLLLHYKSNDFDVRVLDTNRCQLIDIFQDIFVESSKQNVFLPDKFRLYTESPKGRVELVDDNVMMRMWGWNRGKDTVELWVEETDSPGVAFRSAVALIEMQRKEEEKKNKGETGRAFEDAKRG, from the exons ATGATAAAGGAGACTAACCCTGGGAGTTATGCACTGATCACATGGCATAGTGATCCTGGGGATGTACAACCACAATTTAAGGCTTGCTTTTTTTCCTTTGGTGCACAAGTAAAGGGATTTCTTAAGGGGTGTAGGCCAATAATAGGAATTGATGGAGCTCACCTCAGTGGGTTTTTCAAGGGGATTCTTCTGTCAGCCTTGGGGATAGATGGCAACAATGAGATCTTCTTGTTGGCTTATGGGGTTGTTGACACTGAAAGTCAAGAGAGCTGGAACTATTTTATGAGGAACCTTAGGGCACTGTTTGAGAGAGAAGGCTACAGCAGGGATGACTGGACATTCATCAGTGACAGAATGAAG GGGGTGGATTTAGCTGTTCATGAAAACTTCCAAAGGGCTACTAGAAGGTGTTGTGCTCAGCATCTGTACATGAATTGCAAGAATGGAGGTTGGAGTGGAGAACTTTTCCACAAGATCTTTTGGATAGCTGCAAATGCCTACAACCCCTATGTTTACAACAAGGCAATAGAGAAGATCACTGAGTTTGATCCAAATGCAACAAAGTACCTGGACACATGTACTGAGCAGTGGTCAAGACATCAGTTTGATCCAACAGTGTGTTGTGATCATAACACAACTAATTTTGTAGAATCATTCAATGCTCTCACCAAGCCATACAGGGATTTACCTTTGTTGTCACTATTTGAAG CCATAAGGGAGTGGTCCATGGAGAGAATTGGGGTCAGGTTTGATAAAGCAGCAAACATGGAGCCTAACCACTTAACAGACTATGCCAAACATGAAATGGAGTTGAGAAGTGCAGAATCCAGATTCTGTTACTCTACTGCATGTGGTGGTGGGGAGTTTGAGGTGAAGGATGGCAATGTGAAGTTCCTAGTCAATCTACACAACAGCACCTGTGGGTGTGGAGTATGGCAGGGGTCAGGTATGCCCTGCAAACATGGCTTGAGGGTCATCTACAACCAGAGACTTGACCCTGTGGACTttgtttccacttatttcaaggGTGCTGCTTATAAACAGGCATATGCAGAGCATATGAACCCAATGGCTGACCCTACTCAGTGGCCTGGATCCACACTGCCCACCATTAAACCACCTGGGATCAAGAGGAGTGCTGGAAGACCACAAAAACAGAGAAGGAGGGGTGCCATGGAAGCTAGAAAGAGGAAGAGGCACACTTCAGTTAAGTGTAGCAAATGCAAGGAAATGGGCCACAATGCAAGGACCTGCAAGTTTGGTGCAGGCACTTCCAAGGCACCACCAAAACAGAGAGCTGCAACAAAAAAGAGGAAAACAACCTCTGATGAtgcaagtgttag GATGTCTGCAATATGGTTGTTGCTGCACTATAAGTCGAATGATTTTGATGTTCGGGTTCTGGACACTAATAGATGTCAATTGATTGACATTTTCCAAGATATATTTGTGGAATCATCTAAGCAGAATGTATTTTTGCCTGATAAGTTTAGGTTGTACACTGAGTCACCCAAAGGGAGGGTAGAATTGGTAGATGATAATGTGATGATGAGAATGTGGGGGTGGAATAGGGGGAAGGATACAGTGGAATTGTGGGTAGAGGAAACAGATTCTCCAGGGGTAGCTTTTAGGTCTGCTGTAGCCTTGATTGAGAtgcaaagaaaagaagaagaaaaaaaaaataagggaGAGACAGGAAGAGCTTTTGAGGATGCAAAGAGAGGCTGA
- the LOC130461554 gene encoding extensin-like, producing the protein MEEQLRYTVAMEVPVVDCEDDGIEYVRVYDTVDADEVFPGVSQPQPEPEQESPPPKKPSKAKPRKKLTPKKKTPKPAPPPPPPQPTETTNTQETTPQTPPHQAEPEPETTQQTPPHQAEPEPEITQQTQGGPQPTQPEPEQAGPEPVAQPNPKKQEGLDLRGLGWGNPHW; encoded by the coding sequence ATGGAGGAACAACTTAGGTACACAGTTGCTATGGAGGTTCCAGTGGTGGATTGTGAGGATGATGGGATTGAGTATGTGAGGGTTTATGACACAGTGGATGCTGATGAGGTGTTTCCTGGGGTTTCTCAGCCACAACCTGAACCAGAGCAAGAGTCCCCCCCTCCTAAGAAACCTTCCAAGGCCAAACCTAGGAAGAAACTCACTCCAAAAAAGAAGACACCAAAacctgcccccccccccccccccccacaaccCACTGAAACCACAAACACACAAGAAACCACACCACAAACACCCCCACATCAAGCTGAACCAGAACCAGAAACAACCCAACAAACACCCCCACATCAAGCTGAACCAGAACCAGAAATAACCCAACAAACACAGGGAGGACCCCAACCCACACAACCTGAACCAGAGCAAGCTGGACCAGAACCAGTTGCCCAACCAAACCCAAAAAAACAGGAAGGGCTAGACCTGAGGGGTTTAGGGTGGGGAAACCCACACTGGTAA